Proteins from a single region of Crassaminicella profunda:
- a CDS encoding DEAD/DEAH box helicase, with product MIKSNFKEYPLSSELLKAINMLNFKNPTKVQQQVIPVVLEQKDIIVKSQTGSGKTGAFAIPICELVDWDENKPQALVMTPTRELAIQVKEDIFNIGRFKRIKVSAIYGKSPFYIQEKELKQKTHVVVGTPGRIIDHMERGTFDTSNIKYLVIDEADEMLNMGFIEEIETIISSLPKERVTMLLSATMPKDIAALCNRYMKEPSFIEIEDQNSTVDKIVQERYSVDQREKIKILKDITIVENPDSCMIFCNTRQMVEEVYEELANLKYTCEKIHGGMEQRDRLRVMNDFRQGYFRYLVATDVAARGIDIDDISLVINYDIPQESESYVHRIGRTGRVSRTGRAITFVTQKESKFLKEIHDYIGKEIPLKERPSQETVENCKQEFIEKINTRPKIKETKGAQLSKEIMKLHINAGKKTKMRPVDIVGTLCNIEGMTAEDIGIINVMDISTFVEILNNKGELVFQALQNTPIKGRLRKVSKEIGRGDR from the coding sequence ATGATAAAATCAAATTTTAAGGAGTATCCATTAAGTAGTGAATTATTAAAAGCTATTAATATGTTAAATTTTAAAAATCCTACAAAAGTTCAACAACAGGTTATCCCCGTTGTATTAGAGCAAAAGGATATTATAGTAAAGTCCCAAACCGGAAGCGGAAAGACTGGCGCATTTGCCATTCCTATTTGTGAATTAGTAGATTGGGATGAAAATAAACCGCAAGCATTGGTGATGACACCAACAAGGGAACTGGCGATTCAGGTGAAAGAAGATATTTTTAATATTGGAAGGTTTAAAAGAATTAAAGTATCTGCAATTTACGGTAAGTCTCCTTTTTATATTCAAGAGAAGGAATTGAAACAAAAGACTCATGTGGTGGTGGGTACACCGGGTCGTATTATAGATCACATGGAAAGAGGGACATTTGATACATCAAATATAAAATACCTTGTAATAGATGAAGCTGATGAAATGCTTAATATGGGATTTATAGAGGAAATAGAGACAATAATAAGTAGTTTACCAAAAGAACGGGTGACCATGTTATTGTCAGCCACAATGCCAAAAGACATAGCGGCTTTATGCAATAGATACATGAAAGAGCCTAGTTTTATTGAAATAGAAGATCAAAATTCAACAGTAGACAAGATAGTTCAAGAAAGATATAGTGTAGATCAAAGAGAGAAAATAAAAATTTTAAAAGATATTACGATAGTAGAAAATCCAGATAGTTGTATGATATTTTGCAATACAAGACAAATGGTGGAAGAGGTTTATGAGGAACTGGCAAATTTGAAGTATACTTGTGAGAAGATTCATGGTGGAATGGAACAACGTGATCGGTTAAGAGTAATGAATGATTTTAGGCAAGGTTATTTCAGATATCTAGTAGCTACAGATGTTGCAGCTCGAGGAATAGATATAGATGACATTTCACTTGTAATCAATTATGATATACCACAAGAGAGTGAAAGTTATGTGCATAGGATTGGAAGAACTGGACGTGTAAGCAGGACGGGGCGAGCAATTACTTTTGTAACACAAAAAGAAAGTAAATTTTTAAAGGAGATACATGACTATATTGGAAAAGAGATTCCTTTAAAAGAAAGACCCAGTCAAGAAACTGTGGAAAATTGCAAACAGGAATTTATTGAAAAAATAAATACGAGACCTAAAATTAAAGAAACTAAGGGCGCCCAATTAAGCAAGGAAATTATGAAATTACATATCAATGCAGGAAAGAAAACAAAAATGAGACCTGTAGATATTGTAGGTACACTTTGTAATATTGAAGGGATGACAGCGGAAGATATAGGAATCATCAATGTGATGGATATATCTACTTTTGTAGAAATATTAAATAATAAAGGGGAGTTGGTTTTTCAGGCGTTACAAAACACACCTATTAAAGGAAGACTTCGAAAGGTAAGTAAAGAGATAGGACGAGGGGACAGGTAA
- a CDS encoding class I SAM-dependent methyltransferase, whose amino-acid sequence MEIIPYVFDAFMKPFEKRALNKRRQKLMKKVSGQVLEVGAGTGVNFGYYDSDKLESLSVVDLKFNKIIKKHSFNEIISVNYIEGDVQRLPFDDHTFDAVVATLIFCSVDNVRLALEEIYRVLKPGGKIYFIEHVLPEKVGYRNIVNTLNSTWKRIGKCNVNRETLNNIKEANFKIIDIERFGKAFFIFIAGVGIKE is encoded by the coding sequence ATGGAAATTATACCATATGTATTTGATGCTTTTATGAAGCCATTTGAAAAAAGAGCGTTGAACAAACGAAGACAAAAGTTAATGAAAAAAGTAAGTGGACAAGTACTTGAAGTTGGAGCAGGAACCGGAGTGAATTTTGGTTATTATGATTCAGATAAGTTGGAGAGTTTAAGTGTTGTTGATTTGAAATTTAATAAGATTATAAAAAAGCATAGTTTTAATGAAATTATTTCAGTGAATTATATTGAAGGAGATGTACAACGCTTACCATTTGATGATCATACGTTTGACGCTGTAGTTGCAACTTTGATTTTTTGTTCAGTTGATAATGTTAGGTTGGCTTTAGAAGAGATATACAGGGTGTTAAAACCAGGAGGAAAAATATATTTTATTGAACATGTTTTACCAGAAAAAGTAGGGTATAGAAATATTGTAAATACTTTGAACAGCACATGGAAAAGAATAGGTAAATGCAATGTAAATAGGGAAACACTCAATAATATTAAAGAAGCTAATTTTAAAATCATAGATATTGAAAGATTTGGTAAGGCTTTTTTTATATTTATTGCAGGTGTTGGAATAAAAGAATGA
- a CDS encoding cupin domain-containing protein: protein MNKINMKEKLRLIDNYWEPKIIGEANDSYVKLAKFKDEFVWHVHENEDEMFYVIKGTLTIKFRGKDVVLNEHEFIIIPKGVEHMPFAKEEVHVMLIEAKSTLNTGNIENEKTVKDLETI from the coding sequence ATGAACAAAATTAACATGAAAGAAAAACTGAGATTAATTGATAATTATTGGGAACCAAAGATTATTGGTGAAGCAAATGATTCATATGTAAAATTAGCAAAATTCAAAGACGAATTTGTTTGGCATGTTCATGAAAACGAAGATGAAATGTTTTATGTCATTAAAGGAACGCTTACTATTAAGTTTCGAGGGAAGGATGTCGTATTAAATGAGCATGAGTTCATTATTATACCAAAAGGCGTCGAACATATGCCATTTGCAAAAGAAGAGGTTCATGTGATGCTCATTGAAGCCAAATCAACTTTAAATACAGGTAACATAGAAAACGAGAAAACAGTGAAAGATTTAGAAACTATATAG
- a CDS encoding DMT family transporter, whose protein sequence is MNKSKFNIIILLIGVFFLSTSAIFVKVLDASAAVIAFYRLFFSGLMMLPVVLLNKRLRNELISLTTKQYFLGCISGLLLASHYVLWFESLNYTSVASSTVIVTLQPIFAVLTGYLFLKERVNHIGIMGIVLSIFGSGFIGWQDFQSNTLVLYGDFLALLASMLITGYFFVGQSLRRHISAVGYSLLGYFSSAMILFAYGILQQTTFTGYTRETWALFLCMAIFSTIFGQMLINWVLKWLNTTTVSVVMLTEVIWATLLSILILNERITNKQIGGIIIIIVGLLIYSYREKIELRVEKRSCKGK, encoded by the coding sequence ATGAATAAATCAAAATTTAATATAATCATATTGCTGATTGGTGTATTTTTTTTATCAACATCTGCAATATTTGTCAAAGTATTAGATGCTTCTGCAGCTGTCATTGCTTTTTATAGGCTATTTTTCTCTGGCTTGATGATGTTACCAGTAGTTTTATTAAATAAGAGGTTGAGAAATGAGTTGATTTCCCTTACCACGAAACAGTATTTTCTGGGTTGTATTTCAGGTCTCTTATTAGCGAGTCACTACGTGCTCTGGTTTGAATCTTTGAACTATACATCCGTAGCAAGTTCAACTGTGATTGTAACGCTTCAGCCTATTTTTGCTGTACTCACTGGTTATCTCTTCTTGAAGGAGCGAGTCAATCATATAGGGATTATGGGTATAGTTCTTTCAATTTTTGGCAGTGGCTTTATTGGGTGGCAAGATTTTCAAAGTAACACATTAGTCTTGTATGGTGATTTTTTAGCCCTTTTAGCATCTATGCTAATAACGGGATACTTTTTTGTTGGTCAATCGTTACGTAGGCACATAAGCGCTGTAGGGTATTCTTTACTTGGATATTTTAGTAGCGCGATGATTTTATTTGCTTATGGAATCTTGCAACAGACAACATTTACTGGGTACACCAGAGAAACATGGGCTCTATTCTTATGTATGGCGATATTTTCAACTATATTTGGTCAAATGCTCATCAACTGGGTATTAAAATGGTTGAATACAACAACTGTATCTGTTGTGATGTTAACAGAAGTTATTTGGGCAACGTTATTGTCAATACTGATACTTAATGAACGAATTACTAATAAACAAATCGGAGGAATTATCATAATAATTGTAGGACTGCTTATTTATTCCTATAGAGAAAAAATTGAATTACGAGTGGAAAAACGGTCTTGCAAAGGCAAATAA
- a CDS encoding helix-turn-helix domain-containing protein produces MNTYYLGQTVMSYRKKANMTIRQFSDYSGISTSLISQIERNQANPSLSVLELISKALNVPLYTLFINDINTDTLISRKKDRKKVYRENPEHIVYDILTPDFMKAHIEVLMMDINGNSSTTESHYSHTEKEELAVIMHGDVSVELNGKIYELNEGDVVRIPPNVKHRFINNNKHGASVLFILTPALI; encoded by the coding sequence ATGAACACTTACTATTTAGGTCAAACTGTAATGAGCTATAGAAAGAAAGCTAATATGACTATAAGGCAATTTTCAGATTATTCTGGTATAAGCACCTCTCTAATCAGCCAAATTGAAAGAAATCAAGCCAACCCTTCTTTAAGTGTATTAGAACTCATCAGCAAAGCATTAAACGTTCCTTTGTATACTTTATTTATAAATGATATAAATACGGATACATTAATCTCAAGAAAAAAAGATAGAAAAAAAGTCTATAGAGAAAATCCTGAGCACATTGTATATGATATCCTCACTCCTGATTTTATGAAAGCACACATTGAAGTATTAATGATGGATATTAACGGAAACTCCAGTACGACAGAATCACATTACTCACATACCGAGAAAGAGGAACTAGCAGTAATAATGCATGGTGATGTTAGTGTTGAACTTAATGGTAAAATTTACGAATTGAACGAAGGAGATGTAGTACGAATCCCTCCTAATGTCAAACATAGATTCATTAACAATAATAAGCATGGTGCCAGTGTTTTATTCATTTTGACACCTGCCTTAATTTAA